In Molothrus aeneus isolate 106 unplaced genomic scaffold, BPBGC_Maene_1.0 scaffold_60, whole genome shotgun sequence, the following proteins share a genomic window:
- the LOC136571067 gene encoding low affinity immunoglobulin gamma Fc region receptor II-like, protein MAGKVALLLWAQTLGLTGAQTTQLLVEPPWRPAVLWDWVTLTCQGSGTAGATTWYKDGQRWGQQGLDHLSVTESGTYTCDRPGSGHSPPIRVLDDELVLQVPARALLEGDTVTLRCRGRQDNPVTRVRFYREEKNLWESLRGTELSLSPLQLHHSGHYSCSGFVRPFLSRSAAVTVTVHGVPLSGVSLSAQPPRGQVALRDRLVLSCVVATGTGPLSFSWHREGSGALLGTSPHLELHHVGDKDNGQYRCRVSNGDSVAESDPMNVTVLVPVANATITPGPLSHQVHAGDNLTLHCSVQVGSAPVNFIWLHNRKEVVQGPLLELRDVELGHSGTYQCVATNQLGQDRHRVFRALSPELALEVAPGSPWVTAVAVNVSRTLLFLLLLLAVIRGCHWWHHRDTTQTTFIPTRPPGGGGCDGPQQMTNTELSGPHEGQWEPCDYDDVL, encoded by the exons atggcCGGGAAGGTGGcgctgctcctgtggg cccagacccTCGGCCTCACTG gtgcccagaccacccagctcctggtggagcCCCCCTGGAGGCCGGCGGTGCTGTGGGACTGGGTGACCCTGACCTGCCAGGGCTCGGGGACCGCCGGTGCCACAACTTGGTACAAGGACGGGCAgcgctgggggcagcagggactcGACCACCTGAGTGTCACTGAGAGTGGCACCTACACGTGTGACAGACCTGGCAGTGGGCACAGCCCCCCCATTAGAGTCTTAGATG atgagctggtgctgcaggtgccagcacGGGCACTGCTGGAGGGGGACACAGTGACCCTGCGCTGCCGGGGCCGGCAGGACAACCCGGTCACCAGGGTGCGATTTTACCGGGAGGAGAAGAATCTGTGGGAGTCCCTCAGGGGAAccgagctgtccctgtcccctctgcagctgcaccacAGCGGTCACTACAGCTGCAGTGGCTTTGTGAGGCCCTTTCTTTCACGgtcagcagcagtgacagtgacagtgcacG GGGTCCCGCTCTcgggggtgtccctgtcagcacagccccccaggggacaggtggcactcagggaccgcctggtgctgagctgcgTGGTGGCCACAGGGACAGgtcccctgtccttctcctgGCACCGAGAGGGCtcaggggcactgctgggcaccagcccccacctggagctgcaccaCGTTGGGGACAAAGACAACGGCCAGTACCGGTGCCGGGTCAGCAATGGGGACAGCGTGGCCGAGAGTGACCCCATGAATGTCACCGTCCTTG TGCCCGTGGCCAATGCCACCATCACCCCTGGTCCCCTGTCACACCAGGTGCATGCAGGTGACAACTTGACCCTGCACTGCTCGGTGCAGGTGGGCTCAGCCCCTGTCAACTTCATCTGGCTGCACAACAGGAAGGAGGTGGTCCAGGGtcccctcctggagctcagggatgtTGAATTGGGACATTCGGGCACCTACCAGTGCGTGGCCACcaaccagctgggacaggacaggcaCCGCGTGTTCCGGGCactcagcccagagctggccctggaggtggcacctggCTCACCCTGGGTCACAG cagtggctgtgaaTGTCAGCAGGaccctcctgttcctgctcctgctcctggctgtcaTCAGGGGCTGTCACTGGTGGCACCACCGGG ACACCACCCAGACCACCTTTATCCCCACAAGACCCCCCGGAGGAGGGGGATGTGATGGACCCCAACAAATGACCAACACGGAGCTGTCGGGACCCCACGAGGGACAGTGGGAGCCCTGTGACTACGATgatgtgctgtga